A stretch of the Streptomyces sp. WMMB303 genome encodes the following:
- the kdpC gene encoding potassium-transporting ATPase subunit KdpC encodes MNTAVRNAARLGWAAGRALLALTVLCGVLYPLAVTGVAQAAFPEKANGSPVRVAGEEVGSALIGQQWRGRKWFHGRPSHSGYDPRATGSGQLGASDPRLVASVREARRKVAELNGVPPAVVPPDAVTGSGSALDPHISPRYAKIQSARVARANRLPAQAVRALVAAHTEGRGAGFLGEEHVNVLKLNVAVRAAAASR; translated from the coding sequence ATGAACACAGCTGTACGCAACGCCGCCCGGCTCGGCTGGGCCGCCGGCCGCGCCCTGCTCGCACTGACGGTCCTGTGCGGGGTCCTCTACCCGCTGGCGGTGACCGGTGTGGCCCAGGCCGCCTTCCCCGAGAAGGCGAACGGCTCCCCGGTGCGGGTGGCGGGCGAGGAGGTCGGTTCGGCCCTGATCGGCCAGCAGTGGCGCGGGCGGAAGTGGTTCCACGGCCGCCCCTCGCACTCCGGCTACGACCCGCGCGCCACCGGGTCCGGTCAGCTCGGCGCGAGCGACCCGCGGCTGGTCGCGTCCGTACGGGAGGCCCGGCGCAAGGTCGCCGAGCTGAACGGGGTGCCGCCCGCAGTGGTGCCCCCCGACGCGGTGACCGGCTCCGGATCGGCCCTCGACCCGCACATCTCTCCCCGGTACGCGAAGATCCAGAGCGCGCGGGTCGCCCGGGCCAACAGGCTGCCCGCGCAGGCGGTGCGCGCTCTGGTGGCCGCGCACACGGAGGGCCGCGGCGCCGGATTCCTGGGCGAGGAACATGTGAACGTGCTGAAGCTGAACGTGGCCGTGCGCGCCGCGGCAGCGTCCCGCTGA
- the kdpB gene encoding potassium-transporting ATPase subunit KdpB produces MSTTTAVRTPRPDDTQDPAEGRHSPGRPPGGGSFAPRHLARSLPAAVRKLDPRCMAASPVMFVVEVGSVVTTCLAVAHPRDWFGWVITAWLWLTVLFANLAEAVAEGRGKAQADTLRRARTESVARRLAGPDDARETAVPGTELRVGDLVVCEAGDLIPGDGDVVEGVATVDESAITGESAPVIRESGGDRCAVTGGTKVLSDRIVVRIATEPGRTFIDRMIALVEGAARQKTPNEIALNILLAALTVVFLLAVVTLQPFADHAGAEQSLTVLAALLVCLIPTTIGALLSAIGIAGMDRLVQRNVLATSGRAVEAAGDVTTLLLDKTGTITLGDRRAVAFVPAAGIPAEELADAARLGSLADETPEGRSVVALAAGEPPTDGGGTAAPAAPEGATWVPFTAQSRMSGVDVGAPDGTGVRLRVRKGAAAAVSGWIEERGGRVGAEVDSAVRAISEAGGTPLVVAVEDTAGARALGVIHLKDVVKDGIVERFAELRRMGIRTVMITGDNPLTAEAVAAEAGVDDHLAEATPEDKMALIEREQAGGRLVAMTGDGTNDAPALARADVGVAMNTGTSAAKEAGNMVDLDSDPTKLIEIVEIGKQLLITRGALTTFSIANDVAKYFAIIPAMFAAAYPGLETLDIMRLTSPQSAILSAVVFNALIIVALVPLALRGVRHRPLSADRLLRRNLAVYGAGGLVAPFLGIKLIDLLLTALPGVS; encoded by the coding sequence ATGAGCACGACAACAGCGGTCCGCACTCCGCGGCCGGATGACACCCAGGATCCGGCCGAGGGCCGGCACTCTCCCGGCCGGCCCCCGGGCGGCGGGTCGTTCGCCCCGCGGCACCTGGCCCGGTCGCTGCCGGCCGCCGTGCGCAAGCTCGATCCGCGGTGCATGGCCGCGTCGCCGGTGATGTTCGTGGTCGAGGTGGGCTCGGTCGTCACCACCTGCCTCGCCGTCGCCCACCCCCGGGACTGGTTCGGCTGGGTGATCACGGCCTGGCTGTGGCTGACCGTCCTGTTCGCCAACCTCGCCGAAGCGGTGGCCGAGGGGCGCGGCAAGGCACAGGCCGACACCCTGCGCCGGGCCAGGACCGAGAGCGTGGCCCGGCGGCTGGCCGGACCGGACGACGCCCGGGAGACCGCGGTGCCCGGCACCGAACTGCGGGTCGGCGACCTCGTGGTCTGCGAGGCGGGTGACCTGATACCCGGGGACGGCGATGTCGTGGAGGGGGTCGCCACCGTCGACGAGTCCGCGATCACCGGCGAATCGGCCCCCGTCATCCGGGAGTCCGGCGGCGACCGGTGCGCCGTCACCGGCGGCACCAAGGTGCTCTCCGACCGTATCGTCGTACGGATCGCCACCGAGCCCGGGCGTACCTTCATCGACCGGATGATCGCACTGGTGGAGGGTGCCGCCCGGCAGAAGACGCCCAACGAGATCGCCCTCAACATCCTGCTGGCAGCCCTCACGGTCGTCTTCCTCCTCGCCGTCGTCACCCTGCAGCCGTTCGCCGACCACGCCGGGGCCGAACAGTCCCTGACCGTGCTCGCGGCGCTGCTCGTCTGCCTCATCCCCACCACCATCGGGGCGCTGCTCTCCGCCATCGGCATCGCCGGGATGGACCGGCTGGTGCAGCGCAACGTGCTGGCCACCTCCGGGCGGGCCGTGGAAGCGGCCGGGGACGTGACGACGCTGCTGCTCGACAAGACCGGCACCATCACGCTGGGCGACCGCAGGGCCGTCGCCTTCGTCCCGGCCGCGGGCATCCCGGCGGAGGAGCTGGCGGACGCGGCCCGGCTCGGCTCACTCGCGGACGAGACACCCGAGGGCCGCTCCGTGGTCGCCCTGGCCGCCGGAGAGCCCCCGACGGACGGCGGCGGCACGGCAGCACCGGCCGCGCCGGAGGGCGCCACCTGGGTGCCGTTCACCGCGCAGTCCCGGATGTCCGGCGTCGACGTCGGTGCCCCGGACGGTACCGGCGTGCGGCTGCGGGTGCGCAAGGGCGCCGCCGCGGCGGTGTCCGGCTGGATCGAGGAGCGGGGCGGCCGGGTCGGCGCGGAGGTCGACAGCGCCGTGCGGGCCATCTCCGAGGCGGGTGGCACCCCCCTGGTGGTCGCCGTCGAGGACACGGCCGGTGCCCGGGCGCTCGGCGTCATCCACCTCAAGGACGTCGTCAAGGACGGCATCGTCGAGCGCTTCGCCGAACTGCGCCGGATGGGCATCAGAACCGTCATGATCACGGGGGACAATCCGCTGACCGCCGAGGCCGTCGCAGCCGAGGCCGGCGTCGACGACCATCTCGCTGAGGCCACGCCCGAGGACAAGATGGCGCTCATCGAACGCGAACAGGCCGGCGGCCGGCTCGTCGCCATGACCGGTGACGGCACCAACGACGCCCCGGCACTGGCCCGCGCCGACGTGGGCGTCGCCATGAACACCGGCACCTCCGCCGCCAAGGAGGCGGGGAACATGGTGGACCTGGACTCGGACCCCACCAAGCTCATCGAGATCGTGGAGATCGGCAAACAGCTGCTGATCACCCGAGGCGCGCTGACCACCTTTTCCATCGCCAACGACGTCGCGAAGTACTTCGCGATCATCCCCGCGATGTTCGCCGCCGCCTACCCCGGCCTGGAGACCCTCGACATCATGCGGCTGACCTCGCCGCAGTCGGCGATCCTCTCCGCCGTGGTGTTCAACGCGCTGATCATCGTCGCCCTGGTGCCGCTCGCCCTGCGCGGGGTGCGCCACCGGCCGCTGAGCGCCGACCGGCTGCTGCGCCGCAACCTGGCCGTCTACGGGGCCGGTGGGCTCGTCGCACCGTTCCTCGGCATCAAACTGATCGACCTGCTGCTGACCGCGCTTCCCGGAGTGAGCTGA
- the kdpA gene encoding potassium-transporting ATPase subunit KdpA, translated as MSTSLAAVLQVVALVGALALVHRPFGDYMAAVYRSDRHLRVERLVHRCVGTDPDAGMRAPAYIRAVLAFSAAGVLFLYALQRLQDRLPLSLGFRALDPDQAFNTAASFVTNTNWQSYAGESAMGHLVQLTGLAVQNFVSAAVGMAVAIALVRGFARSRTGELGNFWTDMVRGVVRILLPVAFLGALALVATGVVQNLAGMHEVQTLSGATQHIPGGPVASQEAIKELGTNGGGFFNANSAHPFENPNGFSNLLEVFLLLVIPFSLTRTFGTMVGNVRQGYAVLAAMGVIWLAGVAAITAAEFAHQGTAAQLAGGAAEGKEQRFGAGASALFAASTTMTSTGAVNSFHDSYTAFGGGVALLGMMLGEIAPGGVGSGLYGMLIMAVIAVFLAGLMVGRTPEYLGKKVGTREIKYAACFLLSTPALVLGGTALAMALPDGERAMTNIGAHGFSEVLYAYTSAANNNGSAFAGFGADTPFFNTTLGLCMLFGRFLPMVCVLALAGSLARQAPVPVTAGTLRTEKPLFSGLLVGSVLIVTGLTFFPALALGPLAEGLS; from the coding sequence ATGAGTACATCCCTCGCAGCTGTGCTCCAGGTGGTGGCGCTCGTCGGGGCGCTCGCGCTGGTGCACCGGCCGTTCGGCGACTACATGGCCGCCGTCTACCGGTCCGACCGGCATCTGCGCGTCGAGCGGCTTGTCCACCGCTGCGTCGGCACCGACCCGGACGCCGGGATGCGCGCACCCGCCTATATCCGCGCGGTGCTGGCCTTCTCGGCCGCCGGAGTGCTCTTCCTCTACGCCCTGCAGCGGCTCCAGGACAGGCTGCCGCTGTCCCTCGGATTCCGCGCACTCGACCCGGACCAGGCGTTCAACACCGCCGCCTCCTTCGTCACCAACACCAACTGGCAGTCCTACGCGGGCGAGTCCGCCATGGGCCATCTGGTGCAGCTGACCGGGCTGGCGGTGCAGAACTTCGTCTCGGCCGCCGTGGGGATGGCCGTCGCCATCGCCCTCGTCCGCGGCTTCGCCCGGTCGCGCACCGGGGAACTGGGCAACTTCTGGACCGACATGGTGCGCGGAGTGGTGCGCATCCTGCTGCCGGTCGCGTTCCTCGGCGCGCTCGCCCTGGTGGCGACCGGCGTGGTGCAGAACCTCGCCGGGATGCACGAGGTGCAGACCCTCTCCGGAGCCACCCAGCACATCCCGGGCGGACCCGTCGCCTCCCAGGAGGCCATCAAGGAACTGGGCACCAACGGCGGCGGCTTCTTCAACGCCAACTCCGCACACCCCTTCGAGAACCCGAACGGCTTCAGCAACCTGCTGGAGGTCTTCCTGCTCCTCGTCATCCCGTTCTCCCTGACCCGAACGTTCGGCACGATGGTCGGGAACGTGCGCCAGGGGTACGCGGTCCTCGCCGCGATGGGCGTCATCTGGCTCGCCGGGGTCGCCGCGATCACCGCCGCCGAGTTCGCGCACCAGGGCACGGCGGCCCAGCTCGCCGGTGGCGCCGCCGAGGGCAAGGAGCAGCGCTTCGGAGCGGGCGCCTCCGCACTGTTCGCCGCCTCCACGACGATGACCTCGACCGGCGCCGTCAACTCCTTCCACGACTCCTACACCGCCTTCGGCGGCGGGGTGGCGCTGTTGGGCATGATGCTCGGAGAGATCGCACCGGGCGGGGTCGGCTCCGGGCTGTACGGCATGCTGATCATGGCCGTCATCGCCGTCTTCCTCGCCGGGCTGATGGTCGGCCGCACGCCCGAGTACCTGGGCAAGAAGGTCGGCACCCGCGAGATCAAGTACGCGGCCTGCTTTCTGCTGAGCACTCCCGCTCTGGTACTGGGCGGCACCGCGCTCGCCATGGCACTGCCCGACGGCGAGCGGGCGATGACCAACATCGGGGCGCACGGCTTCAGCGAAGTGCTGTACGCCTACACCTCGGCCGCCAACAACAACGGCAGCGCCTTCGCCGGATTCGGCGCGGACACGCCGTTCTTCAACACCACGCTGGGCCTGTGCATGCTGTTCGGCCGGTTCCTGCCGATGGTGTGCGTCCTGGCGCTGGCCGGTTCGCTGGCCCGGCAGGCGCCGGTGCCCGTCACGGCAGGCACCCTGCGCACCGAAAAGCCGCTCTTCTCCGGCTTGCTGGTCGGCTCCGTGCTGATCGTCACCGGACTCACCTTCTTCCCGGCCCTGGCTCTGGGGCCGCTCGCGGAGGGACTCTCCTGA
- the kdpF gene encoding K(+)-transporting ATPase subunit F: MSAENAAGLMVALALLGYLVCALLFPERF, translated from the coding sequence GTGAGCGCCGAGAACGCCGCGGGGCTCATGGTGGCCCTCGCGCTGCTGGGCTACCTCGTCTGCGCCCTGCTCTTCCCGGAGAGGTTCTGA
- a CDS encoding DUF3710 domain-containing protein, protein MFGRRRKKSEEPTGTSDEFETEQEGEDEPQDGADAEADTGETRVKLPPAPRPDGPWDIEEVTEPDSGRVDLGGLFIPGVEGMELRVEVAGDAIVAATVVLQDSAVQLQAFAAPKREGIWDEVREEIASGITQQGGVIDEAEGPLGWELRAQVPVQLPDGTGGVQVVRFVGVDGPRWFLRGVISGQGAVQPEAAGVLEQIFRDTVVVRGEGPMAPRDPIVLKLPEDAQMVPDGVQQETVEEGSRFAGGLDKLQRGPEISEVR, encoded by the coding sequence GTGTTCGGACGTCGTCGCAAGAAGAGCGAAGAGCCCACGGGCACCTCGGACGAGTTCGAGACGGAACAGGAAGGCGAGGACGAGCCGCAGGACGGCGCGGACGCCGAAGCCGACACCGGAGAGACCCGGGTCAAGCTGCCTCCGGCGCCCCGTCCGGACGGTCCCTGGGACATCGAGGAGGTCACCGAGCCCGACTCCGGCAGGGTCGACCTGGGCGGCCTGTTCATCCCCGGCGTCGAGGGCATGGAGCTGCGGGTCGAGGTCGCGGGTGACGCGATCGTCGCGGCGACCGTCGTGCTGCAGGACAGCGCCGTCCAGCTCCAGGCGTTCGCCGCGCCCAAGCGCGAGGGCATCTGGGACGAGGTGCGTGAGGAGATCGCCTCCGGCATCACCCAGCAGGGCGGCGTCATCGACGAGGCCGAGGGGCCGCTGGGCTGGGAGCTGCGGGCGCAGGTCCCGGTGCAGCTGCCGGACGGCACGGGCGGCGTGCAGGTCGTCCGGTTCGTCGGGGTGGACGGACCGCGATGGTTCCTGCGCGGGGTGATCTCCGGCCAGGGCGCGGTCCAGCCCGAGGCGGCCGGTGTGCTGGAGCAGATTTTCCGGGACACGGTCGTGGTGCGCGGTGAGGGGCCGATGGCGCCGCGCGACCCCATCGTCCTGAAGCTGCCCGAGGACGCGCAGATGGTGCCGGACGGAGTGCAGCAGGAGACGGTGGAAGAAGGCTCCCGGTTCGCGGGCGGCCTCGACAAGCTCCAGCGTGGCCCGGAGATCTCCGAGGTGCGCTAG
- the dut gene encoding dUTP diphosphatase, with protein MSDGVEILLRRTDPQVPVPAYQHPGDAGCDLVTTEGAELAPGERAVLPTGISLALPDGYAAFVHPRSGLAARCGVSLVNAPGTVDAGYRGEIKVIVANLDPRETVRFERFDRIAQLVVQQVEKVRFREVEELPDSVRAAGGFGSTGGHAADRQARSAAADASGVTLQTAAQQKDYVAVGADRASDLRGQ; from the coding sequence GTGAGCGACGGTGTCGAGATCCTGCTGCGGCGTACCGACCCCCAGGTGCCCGTGCCCGCCTACCAGCATCCGGGGGACGCCGGTTGCGATCTGGTGACCACCGAGGGCGCGGAACTGGCCCCCGGGGAGCGGGCCGTCCTGCCGACCGGGATCTCGCTCGCCCTCCCGGACGGCTACGCGGCCTTCGTCCACCCGCGCTCCGGCCTTGCGGCCCGCTGCGGCGTCTCGCTGGTGAATGCACCGGGAACGGTCGATGCCGGGTACCGTGGGGAGATCAAGGTGATTGTGGCCAATCTCGATCCACGCGAGACCGTGCGGTTCGAGCGGTTCGACCGTATCGCCCAACTCGTCGTCCAGCAGGTGGAGAAGGTCCGCTTCCGCGAGGTCGAGGAGCTGCCCGACTCGGTGCGCGCCGCGGGCGGCTTCGGCTCCACGGGCGGCCACGCGGCGGACCGCCAGGCCCGGTCGGCGGCCGCCGACGCGTCGGGCGTCACCCTGCAGACAGCCGCACAGCAGAAGGATTACGTTGCGGTCGGTGCCGATCGAGCTTCCGACCTGAGAGGACAGTGA
- a CDS encoding PaaI family thioesterase: MSAVNPPSSPKTSLVPPPDAVPPVRHSEAPEPGTPLGAHYGMCFGCGGGQPHGLHLAARAGEGVSVTAEFTVKPAHQGAPGLAHGGVLTTALDETLGSLGWLMHVIAVAGRLETDFLRPVPVDTLLYLEARTTAVHGRKIYSTATGRIGGPEGPVAVRADAVFIEVKVEHFVENGREEEIHAAMDDPDQVRRARAFEVNP; this comes from the coding sequence GTGAGTGCAGTCAACCCCCCCAGTTCCCCGAAGACCTCGCTGGTGCCGCCGCCGGACGCCGTGCCGCCGGTGCGCCACTCCGAGGCACCCGAGCCCGGTACCCCTCTCGGTGCCCACTACGGCATGTGCTTCGGCTGCGGTGGCGGGCAGCCGCACGGCCTGCACCTGGCGGCGCGGGCCGGGGAGGGCGTCAGCGTCACCGCCGAGTTCACCGTCAAGCCGGCCCACCAGGGAGCGCCCGGCCTCGCCCACGGCGGCGTGCTGACCACCGCGCTGGACGAGACCCTGGGCTCGCTGGGCTGGCTGATGCACGTGATCGCCGTGGCCGGGCGGCTGGAGACCGACTTCCTGCGCCCGGTCCCCGTGGACACGCTCCTGTATCTGGAGGCCCGTACGACCGCGGTGCACGGGCGCAAGATCTACTCGACGGCCACCGGCCGGATCGGTGGTCCCGAGGGGCCGGTGGCCGTGCGCGCGGACGCCGTCTTCATAGAGGTGAAGGTCGAGCACTTCGTCGAGAACGGCCGCGAGGAGGAGATCCACGCGGCCATGGACGACCCCGACCAGGTCAGGCGCGCGCGTGCCTTCGAGGTGAACCCGTGA
- a CDS encoding DUF3093 domain-containing protein — MVAPTALHDERLTAPRSWWLIAAGMGVACALMLFPFGPLPLLCGLVGGGASAAVCVSSYGSVRVRVVADSLIAGDARIPVSALGEAEALDAGQARAWRTYQADTRAHMLLRGYVPTAVRVEVTDPQDPTPYVYLSTRHPQRLVEALRSARESAVS; from the coding sequence ATGGTTGCCCCCACCGCGCTCCACGACGAGCGCCTCACCGCTCCCCGGTCCTGGTGGCTGATCGCCGCCGGAATGGGGGTGGCCTGCGCGCTGATGCTCTTCCCCTTCGGTCCGCTGCCGCTGCTGTGCGGCCTGGTGGGGGGCGGCGCGTCGGCAGCCGTATGCGTGAGCAGCTACGGCAGCGTCCGGGTGCGGGTGGTGGCGGACTCGCTGATCGCCGGGGACGCGCGGATTCCCGTGTCGGCGCTCGGGGAGGCCGAGGCGCTGGACGCCGGCCAGGCACGCGCCTGGCGTACGTACCAGGCCGACACACGGGCGCACATGCTGCTGCGCGGCTACGTCCCGACAGCGGTGCGGGTCGAGGTGACCGATCCGCAGGACCCGACGCCGTACGTGTACCTCTCCACGCGGCATCCGCAACGGCTGGTGGAGGCACTGCGTTCGGCCCGCGAGTCGGCCGTCTCCTAG